The genomic window TTCGCAGTCACAGCAGCCTCGGGCACGGCCAGAATCATCTGACCTAAAGCGACCTTCCGGTTATGCACCGGCAAGGTAAAAAAGTTCATCTGGGGACTGCCAATAAAGCCCGCCACAAACTTATTCGCCGGATTGCTATAGATTTGCTGCGGCGTATCAAGCTGTTGGACTTCGCCGCCGTAGAGTACCGCCACCCGACTGGACATGGTCATCGCCTCCGTTTGGTCGTGGGTGACATAGACCACTGGGGCATCCTGCTTGCCGAAGAGTTGCTTCAGCTCAGCTCGGACCTGTTCACGCAGTAATGCATCAAGGTTACTCAGCGGTTCATCGAGTAAAAACACCTCCGGCTGCCGCACCAACGCACGGGCCACGGCGACCCGCTGCCGCTGGCCACCGGAAAGCTGCCCCGGCTTACGATTCATCAACGGCTCCAAACCCAAAAACTGGCAAACTTCATAAATCCGATCTTGGATTTCCCCGGCCGGAACTTTCCGCATCTTGAGTCCCGAGGCAATGTTCTCCGCCACACTCATATGGGGATACAGCGCATAACTCTGGAACACCATCGAAATATTACGATCGCCCGGACTAACATTCGTGACATCTTGATCACCAATCCGAATTTCGCCATCGGTGGGTGGTTCCAGACCAGCAATCAACCGCAGAATCGTGGACTTACCGCAACCAGATGGCCCAAGGAGGGTCAAAAATTCCCCCGGTTCAACGGTAATATCGACGCCTTTGACCGGGATGCTCGTCTCGCTGTAGGCTTTGCGGAGATTTTTGAGGGTGAGTGTTGCCATAATTAATCGTTGTTATATTCGCGTTTACGCCACTAAATGGGTTGTGCGGCAATCGATGCAGTTAACCTTTGACCGCGCCAGCGGTCAAACCGCTCACAATGCGTCGTTGGAAGGCCAAGACCAAAACAACTAAAGGTAAAGTTCCTAATACCGTTGCGGCCGCGATCGGACCATAGGGAATCTCAAATACCGATGCGCCACCGAGCTGGGAAGCCGCGACAGGAATGG from Romeriopsis navalis LEGE 11480 includes these protein-coding regions:
- a CDS encoding ABC transporter ATP-binding protein, which encodes MATLTLKNLRKAYSETSIPVKGVDITVEPGEFLTLLGPSGCGKSTILRLIAGLEPPTDGEIRIGDQDVTNVSPGDRNISMVFQSYALYPHMSVAENIASGLKMRKVPAGEIQDRIYEVCQFLGLEPLMNRKPGQLSGGQRQRVAVARALVRQPEVFLLDEPLSNLDALLREQVRAELKQLFGKQDAPVVYVTHDQTEAMTMSSRVAVLYGGEVQQLDTPQQIYSNPANKFVAGFIGSPQMNFFTLPVHNRKVALGQMILAVPEAAVTAKSVILAVRPEHVELAHGDTEQVTGKVTLVENLGMSNLVTIEIAGADGETYMLRGMLPVERRYTVGESIGLTMSPENLRWFDAATELAL